A portion of the Gossypium arboreum isolate Shixiya-1 chromosome 8, ASM2569848v2, whole genome shotgun sequence genome contains these proteins:
- the LOC108468382 gene encoding short-chain dehydrogenase TIC 32, chloroplastic-like, with amino-acid sequence MRKKVRGFLAGKEHLASLHILQQTTLLKGLMELLSLPSLPAYASSISGASSGIGVETARVLALRGVHVVMAVRNLDAGRNVKEAILNEINGAKIDVMQLDLSSMPNNAGVMATPFMLSHENIELQFATNHLGHFLLTNLLLDTMKLTARESKRERKIVNLSSKGHRMVYGEGNPFDHINDESGYCPRFAYGQSKLANIFMLMSFQGV; translated from the exons ATGCGAAAGAAAGTACGTGGCTTTTTAGCTGGAAAGGAGCATCTGGCTTCTCTGCATATTCTACAGCAGACGACGTTACTCAAGGGATTGATGGAACTGCTCTCACTGCCATCGTTAcc AGCTTATGCGAGTTCCATTTCAGGAGCATCAAGTGGTATTGGTGTAGAGACAGCACGAGTTCTTGCATTGCGTGGTGTTCATGTGGTTATGGCAGTAAGGAACTTGGATGCTGGTAGGAATGTCAAAGAAGCTATACTTAATGAAATAAATGGTGCTAAGATTGATGTGATGCAGTTAGATCTTAGCTCTATGCC TAACAATGCAGGGGTTATGGCAACTCCTTTCATGCTATCACATGAAAACATAGAACTGCAGTTTGCGACCAACCATTTAG GTCATTTTCTTCTAACAAACCTTTTGTTGGATACTATGAAACTCACCGCACGTGAAAGTAAAAGAGAAAGGAAGATTGTTAATTTATCTTCAAAAGGTCACCGGATGGTGTATGGTGAGGGAAATCCCTTTGATCACATCAATGATGAATCAGG ATACTGCCCTCGGTTTGCTTATGGACAATCAAAGCTCGCTAACATATTCATGCTAATGAGCTTTCAAGGCGTCTAA